One Deltaproteobacteria bacterium genomic window carries:
- a CDS encoding MFS transporter codes for MAVSSVAHQTSHPRFFYGWYIVGVGILVNIAGTFAFSSTLSIFLKPITEELGVSRGAFSLIRTFEIGVAAFVVPLLGPWIDRHGGRGVLVLGVLMEGAGMLLSSLVQEFWQFVLVRCSLVIAGEALLGSLVINVTIAQWFVRKRGRAIGIANLGTGIAKLSIPIAAASLFVLVGWRSTWAIFGIVAPLLVVAPALIFMRRRPEDMGLRPDGDPPTAPHNQTKIGSDARSSRTERVSNERTWTRAQAARLPTFWVLVITFGIASVGIAGLNLHIFSYITDVGYSPVVAASFMSTIAFTQLGSTLVWGWLADKFDIRKVSCAQFLIQGTGLIIAITSRQTYLTYVGFFLYGTGLAGSFVLREVIWANFFGRASLGTVRGLSLFFSHLFAASGAPFFGFLHDRTGSYDLSFTIFTCALFTSAFLVLLARRPVRA; via the coding sequence GTGGCAGTTTCGTCGGTCGCGCACCAAACATCTCACCCGAGATTCTTTTACGGTTGGTACATCGTCGGTGTCGGCATTCTCGTTAACATCGCCGGCACCTTCGCCTTTTCCAGCACGTTGAGCATTTTTCTCAAGCCGATCACCGAGGAGCTCGGCGTTTCGCGCGGCGCATTTTCGCTGATCCGCACTTTTGAAATCGGCGTCGCCGCCTTCGTCGTGCCGCTGCTCGGCCCGTGGATCGATCGCCACGGCGGCCGCGGCGTGCTCGTGCTCGGCGTGTTGATGGAAGGCGCCGGTATGCTGCTGTCGAGCCTGGTGCAGGAGTTCTGGCAGTTTGTCCTGGTGCGCTGCTCGCTGGTGATCGCCGGCGAAGCGCTGCTCGGCTCGCTGGTCATCAACGTCACCATCGCGCAGTGGTTCGTGCGCAAGCGCGGCCGCGCCATAGGCATCGCCAACCTCGGCACCGGGATCGCCAAGCTCAGTATTCCGATCGCCGCGGCATCGCTCTTCGTGCTGGTCGGTTGGCGCTCTACCTGGGCGATCTTTGGCATCGTCGCGCCGTTGCTGGTGGTCGCACCGGCGCTGATCTTCATGCGCCGGCGGCCGGAAGACATGGGCCTGCGCCCCGACGGCGATCCGCCCACTGCGCCCCACAACCAGACCAAGATCGGTTCCGATGCGCGATCGTCCAGAACCGAGCGAGTATCGAATGAAAGAACTTGGACGCGCGCGCAAGCAGCGCGTCTACCAACTTTCTGGGTGCTCGTCATCACCTTTGGCATCGCCAGCGTCGGCATTGCCGGGCTCAATCTGCACATTTTTTCGTATATTACGGACGTCGGCTACTCGCCGGTGGTGGCGGCGTCTTTCATGAGTACGATCGCCTTCACCCAGTTGGGCTCGACGCTGGTTTGGGGCTGGCTCGCCGACAAGTTCGATATTCGCAAAGTCTCCTGCGCGCAGTTTTTAATACAGGGCACCGGACTGATCATCGCGATCACCAGCCGGCAAACTTATCTCACCTACGTCGGTTTTTTTCTCTACGGCACCGGTTTGGCGGGCAGTTTCGTTTTGCGCGAAGTTATCTGGGCCAACTTCTTCGGCCGCGCCTCGCTCGGCACGGTGCGCGGCCTATCGCTGTTTTTCTCCCACTTGTTCGCCGCCAGCGGCGCGCCGTTTTTCGGTTTTCTCCACGACCGCACCGGCAGCTACGATCTATCGTTTACGATTTTTACCTGCGCGCTGTTTACGTCGGCGTTTCTCGTCCTGTTAGCACGAAGACCGGTGCGTGCGTGA
- a CDS encoding Rieske 2Fe-2S domain-containing protein, whose translation MLTVEENERLTRVGPGTPAGEMLRRYWWPTGFSEEIKAKDRPKRVQLLNEDLILFRNGAGQVGLLGIRCAHRGTSLEFGRVEDKGLRCCYHGWLYAPDGRCLDQPAEPEGSTFHERVRQKWYPAEELGGLIFTYLGPQPAPLLPRYDLLVRQDGARVVGAGEEYCNWLQRAENSVDQSHLTVLHASVYPHLALKRPKLDWQKTWYGIRIETQISSAGAPKISHWLFPAHTRHTTARKGEKPDHALRFRVPTNDTKTTTVWVKFYPQDPPGLTTKGLKKREPGIYNRIDDDWWGIPSHEQDTVAQESQGDIFDRSQEHLGASDRGLIMMREIMNDSIDGIKLGKDPVGVIRDPSQNEMITFDASMAEIDALG comes from the coding sequence ATGCTGACCGTCGAAGAAAACGAACGACTCACCCGCGTCGGTCCCGGCACTCCTGCTGGCGAAATGCTACGCCGTTACTGGTGGCCCACCGGGTTTTCTGAGGAGATCAAAGCTAAAGACCGCCCCAAACGTGTGCAACTGCTCAACGAGGATCTCATCCTGTTTCGCAACGGCGCAGGGCAAGTCGGGCTGCTCGGCATTCGCTGCGCGCACCGTGGCACCTCGCTCGAATTCGGCCGGGTCGAAGACAAAGGCTTGCGTTGCTGTTATCACGGCTGGCTTTATGCGCCCGACGGCAGATGTCTGGACCAGCCGGCGGAGCCGGAAGGCAGCACGTTTCACGAACGGGTGCGGCAAAAGTGGTATCCCGCCGAAGAACTCGGCGGCCTGATTTTTACCTATCTCGGCCCGCAGCCGGCGCCGCTCCTGCCGCGCTACGACTTGCTGGTCCGTCAAGATGGCGCCCGCGTCGTCGGCGCCGGCGAAGAGTATTGCAACTGGCTGCAGCGCGCCGAAAATTCCGTCGACCAATCGCATTTGACCGTGCTGCACGCGAGCGTCTATCCGCACCTGGCGCTCAAGCGCCCCAAACTCGATTGGCAGAAAACTTGGTACGGCATCCGCATCGAAACCCAGATCTCGTCGGCCGGCGCCCCGAAGATTTCCCACTGGCTATTTCCCGCGCACACCCGTCACACCACAGCGCGCAAGGGCGAAAAACCCGATCACGCGCTGCGTTTCCGGGTGCCGACCAACGACACCAAGACCACCACCGTGTGGGTTAAGTTCTATCCGCAAGACCCCCCGGGTCTCACCACCAAAGGGCTCAAGAAGCGCGAGCCGGGCATTTACAACCGCATCGACGATGATTGGTGGGGCATCCCCTCGCACGAGCAGGATACTGTTGCTCAGGAAAGTCAGGGCGATATTTTCGACCGCTCCCAAGAACACCTCGGCGCGTCTGACCGCGGCTTGATCATGATGCGCGAAATCATGAATGACTCCATCGACGGCATCAAGCTCGGCAAAGATCCTGTGGGCGTCATCCGCGATCCGTCGCAAAATGAGATGATCACTTTCGATGCCAGCATGGCGGAAATCGACGCATTGGGTTAA
- the recG gene encoding ATP-dependent DNA helicase RecG: MGGGGRLKLSFLELTANGHQTRKKALTLDEKPETRNHSGLQTPLQFLKGVGPKRAEQLAKFGLNTVEDLLLHLPFRYEDRRQIKTIAEALPGQEESFIGQLAGVQKRYIAQRRSQILTATLKDESAMLELVWYRAPSYLTERVLPATRLLVHGKVERAMGGQLRIVHPDFEILDADEELQLARIVPVYMHPGGLPLSLLRKWIGQALELYAAHMPNSLPAESLKRLGLPRPSQALTFLHDPPLDTNLDTLNRFDTPAHRTIIFDELFFLQLGLGLRRRRGIDHAGRLFPRQEAGLTTKMIGHLPFKLTGAQRRVLQEIDADMNSARPMQRLVQGDVGSGKTMVAWLASLRVIQHGYQALWMAPTELLAEQHYNGLKRYCEALGLRGALLTASVGAKEMRQLLAEIEKGEIHFVVGTHAVIQEGVRAPRMGLGVIDEQHRFGVLQRMSLQNLVQRENSHGLDEFQPHMLLMSATPIPRSLAMVLYGDLEVSFLDEMPPGRTPIRTKVFGDNSRAAMYKLVLEQIQQGHQVFIVYPLVEASEQLQQIHDATRMAEELSQGVFRDHKVGLVHGRMRNEERDVTMRQFRDGALQILVATTVIEVGIDIPNATVMIVEHAERFGLSQLHQLRGRVGRGTAAGYCLLVNHIHSPEAAKRLRVMEQQSDGFKIAEADMALRGPGELLGTRQSGLADFRLANLARDQRLLVIARQEALAWLAKDPELKSRESAMLRNILQQRWGQKLQLGAVG; encoded by the coding sequence TTGGGTGGCGGCGGTAGGCTAAAACTTAGCTTCTTAGAGCTCACGGCGAATGGGCATCAGACTCGGAAAAAAGCGCTAACCTTGGACGAGAAACCCGAAACGCGAAACCATTCCGGCCTGCAGACGCCGCTGCAATTCCTCAAAGGCGTCGGCCCCAAACGCGCCGAACAACTTGCCAAGTTTGGTCTCAACACGGTCGAAGATTTGCTGTTGCATTTGCCGTTTCGCTACGAAGATCGCCGGCAAATAAAGACCATCGCTGAAGCGCTGCCGGGGCAGGAAGAGAGTTTTATCGGCCAGTTGGCCGGGGTGCAGAAGCGCTACATTGCGCAGCGGCGCAGCCAAATCCTCACGGCGACGCTGAAAGATGAAAGCGCCATGCTCGAACTGGTTTGGTATCGTGCGCCCAGTTACTTGACCGAGAGAGTCCTGCCGGCAACGCGGCTGCTGGTGCATGGCAAAGTCGAGCGCGCCATGGGCGGGCAACTGCGCATCGTCCATCCCGATTTTGAAATTCTCGATGCCGATGAGGAGTTGCAGCTCGCGCGCATCGTGCCGGTCTACATGCACCCTGGCGGTCTGCCGCTATCGCTGCTGCGCAAATGGATCGGCCAGGCGCTGGAACTTTACGCCGCGCACATGCCAAACAGTTTGCCCGCGGAGAGCCTAAAACGGCTTGGCCTACCGAGGCCTTCCCAAGCGTTGACGTTTTTGCACGATCCGCCGCTCGACACGAACCTCGATACGCTTAACCGTTTCGATACCCCGGCGCACCGCACGATTATTTTCGACGAACTATTTTTTCTTCAATTGGGCTTGGGGTTGCGGCGGCGGCGCGGCATTGACCATGCCGGCCGCTTGTTTCCGCGCCAGGAAGCCGGTCTGACGACCAAGATGATCGGCCACTTGCCTTTCAAATTGACCGGCGCACAGCGGCGCGTCTTGCAGGAAATTGACGCCGACATGAATTCGGCCCGCCCCATGCAGCGCCTGGTACAGGGCGACGTCGGTTCGGGCAAAACCATGGTGGCTTGGCTCGCCTCGCTGCGGGTGATTCAACATGGCTATCAGGCGCTGTGGATGGCGCCCACGGAACTCTTGGCGGAACAGCATTACAACGGCCTCAAGCGCTACTGCGAGGCGCTCGGTTTGCGCGGCGCGCTACTGACGGCCTCGGTGGGAGCGAAAGAGATGCGCCAACTTCTTGCAGAGATCGAGAAAGGCGAGATCCACTTTGTGGTCGGCACCCATGCGGTGATCCAGGAAGGCGTGCGCGCCCCCCGCATGGGCCTCGGCGTCATCGACGAGCAGCACCGCTTTGGCGTGCTGCAGCGCATGTCGCTGCAAAATCTGGTGCAGCGTGAAAATTCGCACGGCCTCGATGAGTTTCAGCCGCATATGCTGCTGATGAGCGCCACGCCGATACCGCGCAGCCTCGCCATGGTGCTCTACGGCGATCTCGAGGTTTCGTTCCTCGACGAAATGCCGCCGGGGCGGACGCCAATTCGCACCAAAGTATTTGGCGACAACAGCCGCGCCGCCATGTACAAGCTGGTGCTCGAACAGATTCAGCAGGGTCATCAAGTCTTCATTGTCTATCCACTGGTCGAGGCCTCCGAGCAGCTCCAGCAAATTCACGACGCCACGCGCATGGCCGAAGAGTTAAGCCAAGGGGTATTTCGCGATCACAAAGTCGGTCTGGTGCACGGCCGCATGCGCAACGAAGAGCGCGACGTCACCATGCGCCAGTTTCGCGACGGTGCGCTGCAGATTCTCGTGGCCACGACGGTGATCGAAGTCGGCATCGACATTCCAAACGCCACGGTGATGATCGTCGAGCACGCCGAGCGTTTCGGTTTGTCGCAGTTGCACCAACTGCGCGGCCGCGTCGGCCGCGGCACGGCCGCCGGTTATTGTTTGCTGGTGAATCACATCCACAGCCCCGAAGCGGCCAAACGGCTGCGCGTCATGGAGCAGCAGAGCGACGGTTTCAAAATCGCCGAAGCTGATATGGCGCTGCGCGGTCCAGGTGAGCTCTTGGGCACGCGCCAGTCGGGCCTGGCCGATTTTCGTCTGGCCAATCTGGCGCGCGACCAGCGACTGCTGGTCATAGCGCGCCAAGAAGCGCTGGCGTGGTTGGCAAAGGATCCAGAGCTAAAGTCGCGCGAATCAGCGATGTTGCGCAATATTTTGCAGCAACGCTGGGGACAGAAATTGCAATTGGGCGCGGTAGGGTAG
- the carB gene encoding carbamoyl-phosphate synthase large subunit — protein MPKRSDIKSILLVGAGPIIIGQACEFDYSGTQALKALKEEGYRVILVNSNPATIMTDPGFADRTYIEPITTDIVEKIIAKERPDAILPTLGGQTALNLAIDLAEKGILERYGVEMIGAKIDSIKKAEDRDLFKEAMRKIGLDLPKSGYARSMKDATRIQKRLNFPVIIRASRTLGGSGGNFAYSPEEFKEVVQAGLAISPVHEVLIEESVLGWKEFELEVMRDHKDNVVIICSIENFDPMGVHTGDSITVAPAQTLTDKEYQIMRDASLRVIREIGVDTGGSNIQFAVNPHNGRMVVIEMNPRVSRSSALASKATGFPIAKIAAKLAIGYTLDEIRNDITRETPASFEPTIDYVVTKVPRFTFEKFPQAKDLLTPQMKSVGEAMAIGRTFKESLQKAMRSLEIGSFGFESKVDLSQREASLQIVREKLKNPNAQRLWYLGDAIRLGLTNDEIFQLSSFDPWFVEKIREIVIEEATIGSFANKAGDVADDQLRGWKQMGFADNRIAKLTGSSEAEVRALRKTKGIEAVFNSVDTCGAEFRAFTPYLYSTYEGADESNRTERKKIMILGGGPNRIGQGIEFDYCCVHAAFALKEAGFETIMVNCNPETVSTDYDTSDKLYFEPLTMEEVMNIVDRERPDGVIVQFGGQTPLKLALPLERAGVKIIGTSPDSIDLAEDRERFSELIIRLGIKQPDNGLARSYDEAFKIAGRLGYPVLVRPSYVLGGRAMQIVYDDEALKDYMTHAVSASPEHPVLVDKFLDDAIEVDVDALGDGDDVVIGGIMEHIERAGVHSGDSACSLPPKSIPPSVQDEIRRHTIALAKSLNVRGLMNVQFAVKGSDVYVLEVNPRASRTVPFVSKAIGVPLAKLAARIMVGDKLKALGLTAEILPKHISVKEAVFPFNKFPGVDTLLGPEMKSTGEVMGIDSSFGLAFAKAQLGGGMRLPRAGKVFISVRDEDKDAVTRVAAKLYRVGFQIVATRGTAQRFEAAHIPTEVVKKVKDGSPHVGDQIKKGEIAMVINTPEDVHSQMDSYSIRRWALDYQVPYFTTIAGAEAAAEGIEYLNHREFEVKPLQDYGAAAR, from the coding sequence ATGCCCAAGCGCAGCGATATCAAATCTATCCTTCTGGTCGGCGCCGGGCCGATTATCATCGGCCAGGCCTGTGAGTTCGACTACTCGGGCACGCAGGCGCTGAAGGCGCTCAAGGAAGAGGGCTATCGGGTCATTCTCGTGAACTCCAATCCGGCGACGATCATGACCGATCCGGGTTTCGCCGACCGCACTTACATCGAACCGATTACCACCGACATCGTCGAAAAGATCATCGCCAAGGAGAGACCCGATGCCATTCTGCCAACGCTGGGCGGGCAGACCGCGCTCAACCTGGCGATCGATTTGGCGGAAAAGGGCATCCTCGAGCGCTACGGCGTTGAAATGATCGGCGCCAAGATCGACTCGATCAAGAAAGCTGAGGACCGCGACCTGTTCAAAGAAGCGATGCGCAAGATCGGCCTCGATCTGCCGAAGAGCGGCTACGCGCGCAGCATGAAAGACGCCACGCGCATTCAAAAGCGGTTGAATTTCCCGGTGATCATTCGCGCGTCGCGCACGCTCGGCGGCAGCGGCGGCAATTTCGCCTATTCCCCTGAAGAGTTCAAAGAAGTGGTGCAGGCCGGCTTGGCGATTTCGCCGGTGCACGAAGTGTTGATCGAAGAGTCGGTCTTGGGTTGGAAGGAGTTCGAGCTCGAGGTGATGCGCGATCACAAAGACAACGTCGTGATCATCTGCTCGATCGAGAACTTCGATCCCATGGGCGTGCATACCGGCGATTCAATAACGGTCGCGCCGGCGCAGACGCTCACCGACAAAGAATATCAGATCATGCGCGACGCCTCGCTGCGGGTCATCCGCGAGATCGGCGTCGACACCGGCGGCTCGAATATCCAATTTGCCGTCAATCCGCACAACGGCCGCATGGTGGTCATTGAAATGAACCCGCGGGTGTCGCGCAGCTCGGCGCTGGCGAGCAAAGCCACGGGATTTCCGATAGCCAAAATTGCCGCGAAGCTCGCCATCGGCTACACGCTCGACGAGATTCGCAATGACATCACGCGCGAAACCCCGGCGTCGTTTGAGCCGACCATCGATTACGTCGTCACGAAAGTGCCGCGCTTTACGTTTGAGAAATTCCCCCAGGCAAAAGACCTGCTGACGCCGCAGATGAAATCCGTCGGCGAAGCGATGGCGATCGGCCGGACCTTCAAAGAATCCTTGCAGAAGGCGATGCGCTCTTTGGAGATCGGCTCCTTCGGTTTCGAATCAAAGGTGGATCTGTCTCAGCGGGAAGCGTCGCTGCAAATCGTTCGCGAAAAACTCAAGAACCCAAACGCGCAGCGGCTCTGGTATCTCGGCGATGCGATCCGGCTCGGTCTGACCAATGACGAGATTTTTCAGTTGTCGAGCTTCGATCCGTGGTTTGTCGAAAAAATCCGCGAGATTGTGATCGAAGAGGCGACGATCGGGAGTTTTGCCAACAAGGCGGGCGACGTTGCCGACGACCAGCTGCGCGGCTGGAAGCAAATGGGCTTTGCCGACAATCGCATCGCGAAATTGACCGGGAGCAGCGAGGCCGAGGTTCGCGCCTTGCGCAAGACCAAGGGCATCGAGGCGGTTTTCAATTCCGTCGACACCTGCGGCGCCGAATTTCGTGCCTTCACGCCTTATCTCTATTCAACCTACGAAGGCGCCGACGAATCGAATCGCACCGAGCGAAAAAAAATCATGATTCTCGGCGGCGGCCCGAACCGCATCGGCCAGGGCATCGAGTTCGACTATTGCTGCGTGCACGCAGCCTTCGCTCTTAAAGAAGCCGGCTTCGAAACCATCATGGTCAACTGCAATCCGGAGACCGTCAGCACCGACTACGATACTTCGGATAAGCTCTATTTCGAGCCGCTGACCATGGAAGAGGTGATGAACATCGTCGATCGCGAGCGGCCCGACGGCGTGATCGTGCAGTTCGGCGGCCAGACGCCGCTTAAATTGGCCCTGCCGCTGGAGCGTGCCGGCGTCAAGATCATCGGCACCTCGCCCGACAGCATCGACTTGGCAGAGGACCGCGAGCGCTTCTCCGAATTGATCATTCGGCTTGGCATCAAACAGCCCGACAACGGTTTGGCGCGTTCCTACGACGAAGCCTTCAAAATCGCCGGCCGCCTGGGCTATCCGGTGCTCGTCCGGCCGTCCTATGTACTTGGCGGTCGCGCCATGCAGATCGTCTACGACGACGAAGCGCTGAAGGACTACATGACCCATGCGGTGTCGGCTTCGCCTGAGCATCCGGTGCTGGTCGATAAATTTCTCGACGACGCCATCGAAGTGGACGTCGATGCGCTGGGCGATGGTGACGACGTCGTCATCGGCGGCATCATGGAACATATCGAGCGCGCCGGGGTGCACTCCGGCGACAGCGCCTGCAGCCTGCCGCCGAAATCGATTCCGCCATCGGTGCAAGATGAAATTCGCCGCCACACGATCGCGCTGGCCAAGTCACTCAACGTGCGCGGCTTGATGAACGTGCAGTTCGCGGTCAAGGGCAGCGATGTCTATGTGCTCGAAGTCAATCCGCGCGCTTCGCGCACGGTGCCGTTTGTCAGCAAAGCCATCGGCGTGCCGCTGGCGAAACTGGCCGCGCGCATCATGGTCGGCGATAAATTGAAAGCGCTCGGCTTGACGGCGGAGATTTTGCCGAAACATATTTCGGTCAAAGAAGCGGTGTTCCCGTTCAACAAATTCCCCGGCGTCGACACCTTGCTCGGCCCTGAAATGAAATCCACCGGCGAAGTGATGGGCATCGACAGTAGCTTTGGCCTGGCCTTCGCGAAGGCGCAGCTAGGCGGCGGCATGCGCCTGCCGCGCGCCGGCAAGGTATTCATCAGCGTGCGCGACGAAGACAAAGATGCGGTGACGCGAGTCGCGGCGAAGCTCTATCGCGTCGGCTTTCAGATTGTCGCCACCCGCGGCACGGCGCAACGATTCGAAGCGGCGCACATTCCCACCGAAGTGGTCAAGAAAGTCAAAGACGGTAGCCCGCACGTCGGCGATCAGATCAAGAAGGGCGAGATCGCGATGGTGATCAACACGCCGGAAGATGTCCACTCGCAGATGGATTCCTACTCGATCCGCCGCTGGGCGCTGGACTACCAAGTGCCGTACTTCACCACCATCGCCGGCGCGGAAGCGGCCGCCGAAGGCATCGAGTATTTGAACCACCGCGAGTTCGAGGTCAAGCCGCTGCAGGACTATGGGGCGGCGGCGCGCTAG
- the carA gene encoding glutamine-hydrolyzing carbamoyl-phosphate synthase small subunit yields MKAILALADGRCYEGSAFGALGEALGEVVFNTSMTGYQEILTDPSYEGQLVAMTYPQIGNVGVNLEDVESRRPFLRGFIVKDYTAAPSNWRAAQPLHEYMQQHSIVGIQGIDTRSLVRHLRDTGAQQGIISTQTSSIDELIAKAKHAPGLVGVDLVKNVTCAEAYDWNEGLWELDGGYKKRNGAAVKARKSKKGSFSAPAFSVVAYDFGIKYNILRNLAESGCSVRVVPASMPAEDVLALNPDGIFLSNGPGDPDAVPYAKENVEKLVGKKPIFGICLGHQILGLALGGTTYKLKFGHHGGNQPVMDLTTRKVEITSQNHGFAVDADSLKGAVELTHVNLNDNTVEGLAHRDLPIFSVQYHPEASPGPHDANYLFKRFTDLMAKHRGK; encoded by the coding sequence ATGAAAGCGATTTTGGCACTGGCGGACGGGCGATGTTACGAGGGCAGCGCATTTGGCGCGTTGGGCGAGGCGTTGGGCGAAGTGGTTTTTAATACCAGTATGACCGGTTACCAGGAGATTCTCACCGATCCGTCCTATGAAGGGCAACTGGTCGCCATGACCTATCCGCAGATTGGCAATGTCGGCGTCAATCTCGAAGACGTCGAATCGCGCCGGCCGTTCCTGCGCGGCTTTATCGTTAAAGACTACACGGCGGCGCCGAGCAACTGGCGCGCGGCGCAGCCGCTGCACGAATATATGCAGCAGCACAGCATCGTTGGCATCCAGGGCATCGACACGCGGTCCTTGGTGCGCCACCTGCGCGATACCGGCGCGCAGCAAGGCATTATCTCGACGCAGACGAGCAGCATCGATGAGCTGATCGCCAAGGCGAAGCATGCGCCGGGGCTGGTCGGCGTCGACCTGGTCAAAAACGTGACCTGCGCCGAAGCCTACGACTGGAACGAAGGTCTCTGGGAGCTCGATGGCGGCTACAAGAAACGCAACGGCGCAGCGGTGAAAGCGCGAAAGTCGAAGAAAGGGTCATTTAGCGCGCCAGCGTTTTCGGTGGTCGCTTACGATTTTGGCATCAAGTACAATATCCTGCGCAATCTTGCCGAATCGGGCTGCAGCGTAAGAGTTGTCCCCGCCTCGATGCCGGCAGAAGATGTGCTCGCACTCAACCCCGACGGAATTTTTCTTTCCAATGGGCCCGGCGATCCCGACGCGGTGCCCTATGCGAAGGAAAACGTCGAGAAGCTGGTCGGCAAGAAGCCAATCTTTGGCATCTGTCTCGGCCATCAGATTCTTGGGCTCGCGCTGGGTGGCACGACCTACAAGCTAAAATTCGGCCACCACGGCGGCAATCAGCCGGTGATGGACCTGACGACGCGCAAAGTCGAGATCACTTCGCAGAATCATGGCTTTGCCGTCGATGCCGATTCGCTCAAAGGCGCGGTGGAACTGACCCACGTCAATCTCAACGACAACACCGTGGAAGGCTTGGCGCACCGCGACCTGCCGATTTTTTCCGTGCAGTATCACCCCGAGGCTTCGCCTGGGCCGCACGATGCCAACTATCTTTTCAAACGCTTCACCGATTTGATGGCGAAACACCGAGGCAAATAG
- a CDS encoding aspartate carbamoyltransferase catalytic subunit — translation MSRRNLTCIADLTNDEIEAIFELADNAAKLRADRVASGQIMATLFYEPSTRTRLSFESAMHRLGGGVISCSDMKSSSTAKGETIADTAKVVSSYADVLVVRHYWDGAVQAMAEHANVPVINAGDGSHEHPTQTLCDLYTLRKEKGELRGLTVVICGDLKNGRTIHSLVYALARFGANVVTLGAHGMELPQYVLERLEREHGYSLAPLAANDLGAVVTETDALYLSPKQPHQLALFTQVDKAVHSQLNALASDVRYDAFYMTRKQKERMKEGANGSYPTIGAEFLRERRFKDTVVMHPLPRVDELSQEVDKDKRGIYFKQAAYGVPIRMALLKFLFDQNERKAAAKKTKTHWYESAERLGPQCRNANCITLTEPISTRRRFEMLTSGPGGALILRCFYCDHRFKVQLVGNAQAKRYCAYDIALAATIQAWFKKKELVIFDSLKEAEELGYEPFNSSASRVLMDAAAVASAISEIARQVLQDCQDADRLLVLGIRTKGSFLAQRIAGELETRQKRKVEVGEIEIYGAGEEIRRLSPTDPEAGPLILKDREIILVDDVLYTGRTVNSALSMIFRSGRPQAVRLAVLIDRGHREVPVKPNYVGKNIPSSDKERVRVRLRESGGDSADQVIIYSMINPNEPEAALAGSEPSTSNLE, via the coding sequence GTGAGCCGACGCAACTTAACCTGCATAGCCGATCTGACCAACGACGAGATCGAAGCGATTTTCGAGCTTGCCGACAATGCCGCCAAACTGCGCGCCGATCGCGTTGCCAGCGGCCAGATTATGGCGACGCTTTTCTACGAACCGAGCACTCGCACGCGCTTGTCGTTTGAGTCGGCCATGCATCGGCTGGGGGGTGGGGTGATTAGCTGCTCGGACATGAAATCGTCGTCCACCGCCAAAGGCGAAACCATCGCCGATACGGCCAAAGTGGTGTCGAGCTATGCCGACGTTTTGGTGGTGCGCCACTACTGGGACGGCGCGGTGCAAGCGATGGCTGAGCATGCCAATGTGCCCGTGATCAATGCCGGGGACGGCAGTCACGAGCACCCGACCCAGACGCTCTGCGATCTCTACACATTGCGCAAAGAGAAGGGTGAGCTGCGCGGCCTGACGGTGGTGATCTGCGGCGATCTGAAAAACGGCCGGACGATTCATTCGCTGGTCTATGCGCTGGCGCGCTTCGGCGCCAACGTGGTGACGCTCGGCGCCCACGGCATGGAGCTGCCGCAATATGTGCTCGAGCGCCTGGAGCGCGAGCATGGCTACAGTTTGGCGCCGCTCGCTGCCAACGATCTAGGCGCGGTGGTGACCGAGACTGACGCGCTCTATCTCTCGCCCAAGCAGCCGCATCAACTGGCGCTGTTTACCCAGGTGGACAAAGCGGTGCACTCCCAGCTAAACGCGCTCGCCAGCGACGTGCGCTACGATGCGTTTTATATGACGCGCAAGCAGAAAGAGCGCATGAAAGAGGGAGCCAACGGCAGCTACCCGACCATCGGCGCTGAGTTTCTTCGTGAGCGGCGTTTCAAAGACACGGTAGTGATGCATCCGCTGCCGCGCGTCGACGAGTTGTCGCAGGAGGTCGATAAAGACAAGCGCGGCATCTATTTTAAACAGGCGGCCTACGGCGTGCCGATCCGCATGGCGTTGCTTAAGTTTCTCTTCGATCAAAACGAACGCAAAGCGGCCGCCAAGAAAACCAAGACCCATTGGTATGAAAGCGCCGAACGGTTGGGACCACAGTGTCGCAACGCCAATTGCATCACTCTGACAGAGCCGATCTCGACGCGGCGCCGCTTTGAAATGTTGACCAGCGGACCAGGCGGTGCGCTCATTTTGCGCTGCTTTTATTGCGATCACCGTTTCAAGGTGCAGTTGGTCGGCAATGCCCAAGCGAAGCGCTATTGCGCCTATGATATCGCCTTGGCCGCGACGATACAGGCGTGGTTCAAAAAGAAAGAGCTGGTGATTTTCGATTCTCTAAAAGAAGCTGAAGAGTTGGGCTACGAGCCGTTCAATAGCAGCGCCAGCCGGGTGCTGATGGACGCCGCGGCCGTTGCCTCGGCGATCTCAGAAATTGCCCGGCAGGTTTTGCAAGATTGTCAGGATGCCGATCGTCTGCTCGTGCTCGGCATTCGCACCAAGGGTTCTTTTCTGGCGCAGCGGATCGCCGGCGAGTTGGAAACGCGGCAGAAGCGCAAAGTGGAAGTCGGCGAGATTGAGATCTACGGCGCCGGCGAAGAAATCCGCCGCTTATCGCCGACCGATCCCGAAGCTGGTCCGTTGATTCTCAAAGACCGGGAGATTATTTTGGTCGACGATGTTTTGTACACTGGCCGGACAGTTAACAGCGCGTTGAGCATGATTTTTCGTTCCGGGCGGCCGCAGGCGGTGCGCTTGGCGGTGCTGATCGATCGCGGTCATCGCGAAGTCCCGGTTAAACCCAACTATGTCGGCAAAAATATCCCGAGCTCCGATAAAGAGCGGGTGCGGGTGCGGCTGCGCGAGTCGGGCGGCGACTCGGCGGACCAGGTGATCATCTATTCGATGATCAATCCCAACGAGCCGGAAGCGGCGCTAGCCGGCTCGGAGCCATCGACGAGCAACTTAGAATAG